Proteins encoded by one window of Phoenix dactylifera cultivar Barhee BC4 unplaced genomic scaffold, palm_55x_up_171113_PBpolish2nd_filt_p 000121F, whole genome shotgun sequence:
- the LOC103713489 gene encoding V-type proton ATPase subunit E-like, with protein MNDADVAKQIQQMVRFIRQEAEEKANEISVSAEEEFNIEKLQLFEAEKKKIRQEYERKEKLVEVRRKIEYSMQLNASRIKVLQAQDDLVNSMKEAAGKELLHISHDQYAYEKLLKELIVQSLLRLKEPAVLLRCREADLYLVQSVLDSAKNEYAEKANVVPPEIVVDYNVYLPPAPTHHHAHGLFCSGGVVLASIDGKIVIENTLDARLDVVFRKKLPEIRRHLFGQVIA; from the exons ATGAACGACGCTGATGTGGCCAAGCAGATCCAGCAGATGGTGCGGTTCATCCGCCAGGAGGCGGAGGAGAAGGCCAACGAGATCTCCGTCTCCGCCGAAGAG GAATTTAACATCGAGaaattgcaactttttgaagctgaaaagaagaagatcagACAAGAATATGAACGAAAGGAGAAACTGGTCGAAGTTCGGAGAAAAAT TGAGTATTCTATGCAGCTGAATGCTTCTCGTATCAAAGTTCTTCAGGCGCAGGATGATTTAGTCAACTCCATGAAGGAGGCTGCGGGGAAGGAACTCCTGCATATCAGCCATGATCAATATGCATATGAAAAGCTTCTGAAAGAACTGATTGTTCAG AGCTTGCTTAGATTGAAGGAACCAGCCGTATTGCTGCGCTGTCGTGAAGCTGACCTTTATCTTGTGCAGTCAGTTTTGGATTCAGCAAAGAATGAATATGCAGAGAAAGCAAATGTTGTTCCTCCTGAAATTGTAGTAGACTACAATGTCTACCTGCCCCCAGCTCCTACCCATCATCATGCACATGGCCTCTTTTG CTCTGGAGGTGTTGTCTTGGCTTCTATAGATGGGAAGATCGTTATTGAGAACACACTTGATGCAAGGCTGGATGTTGTCTTCCGGAAGAAACTTCCAGAG